In Papaver somniferum cultivar HN1 chromosome 1, ASM357369v1, whole genome shotgun sequence, a genomic segment contains:
- the LOC113337430 gene encoding protein FAR1-RELATED SEQUENCE 5-like isoform X2 codes for MECEPERIDEDPEVMESSTSKESVSCQGDVVCEPHLGMEFDSEEAAKVYYDAYATHMGFVMRVDRRSLRDGKTYCRRLVCNKEGFYKGNPSKNENTKPRTLTREGCKAMIMVKEDKSGRWVVSRFVKEHNHPLVISSSPFRRSWLQTQNPKTKHIGWN; via the exons A TGGAATGTGAACCTGAAAGAATTGATGAGGATCCCGAAGTTATGGAAAGTTCTACTAGTAAGGAATCAGTTAGTTGTCAAGGAGATGTTGTTTGTGAACCACACTTAGGTATGGAATTTGATTCCGAAGAAGCTGCAAAAGTCTATTATGATGCATATGCCACACACATGGGCTTTGTCATGCGTGTTGATCGCAGGTCACTGCGTGATGGAAAGACATATTGCCGTCGACTTGTTTGTAACAAAGAAGGTTTTTACAAAGGTAATCCTAGTAAGAACGAAAATACGAAGCCTAGAACACTTACACGCGAAGGGTGTAAGGCAATGATCATGGTAAAGGAGGATAAATCAGGTAGATGGGTTGTTTCGAGATTTGTTAAAGAGCATAATCATCCCTTGGTCATTTCTTCTTCCCCCTTCCGTCGTAGCTGGCTTCAAACACAAAACCCT AAAACCAAGCATATAGGCTGGAACTGA
- the LOC113337430 gene encoding protein FAR1-RELATED SEQUENCE 5-like isoform X1: MECEPERIDEDPEVMESSTSKESVSCQGDVVCEPHLGMEFDSEEAAKVYYDAYATHMGFVMRVDRRSLRDGKTYCRRLVCNKEGFYKGNPSKNENTKPRTLTREGCKAMIMVKEDKSGRWVVSRFVKEHNHPLVISSSPFRRSWLQTQNPHPCRLFVLHPLPLSVASF; this comes from the exons A TGGAATGTGAACCTGAAAGAATTGATGAGGATCCCGAAGTTATGGAAAGTTCTACTAGTAAGGAATCAGTTAGTTGTCAAGGAGATGTTGTTTGTGAACCACACTTAGGTATGGAATTTGATTCCGAAGAAGCTGCAAAAGTCTATTATGATGCATATGCCACACACATGGGCTTTGTCATGCGTGTTGATCGCAGGTCACTGCGTGATGGAAAGACATATTGCCGTCGACTTGTTTGTAACAAAGAAGGTTTTTACAAAGGTAATCCTAGTAAGAACGAAAATACGAAGCCTAGAACACTTACACGCGAAGGGTGTAAGGCAATGATCATGGTAAAGGAGGATAAATCAGGTAGATGGGTTGTTTCGAGATTTGTTAAAGAGCATAATCATCCCTTGGTCATTTCTTCTTCCCCCTTCCGTCGTAGCTGGCTTCAAACACAAAACCCT CATCCGTGTCGACTGTTCGTCCTGCATCCTCTCCCACTTTCAGTTGCATCTTTTTAG